The genomic segment CACAAGAGCGCGGCGTTTTGTTTATTGGCGCAGGTGTGCCGGTATACGAGGGCATGGTTATTGGTTCAAACCCCAAGGGTGACGACATGGCGGTAAATGTCTGCAAAAAGAAGCAGATGACCAATACACGTGCTTCCGGCAGTGACGATGCGTTGAGGCTTGTTCCGCCTCGCCGTATGAGCTTGGAGGACAGCCTTGAGTTTATCAGCGATGATGAGCTTGTAGAGGTAACACCAAAGAGCATCCGTCTTCGCAAGAAGATTCTTGATAACAACCAGCGTATGAAAGCATCCAACAAAAAAATATAATAGCAAAAAGGACTGAGAAATTAATTTCTCAGTCCTTTTATTTTGCCATTAAAGAAATAGAGTCAGCAGCACTTACTCGGATTAACGCATCAATGCAAATAACACATACAGTACAGCATAGATGATGGGCTGGTGCACCAAATAAATCAAGATGGTGTTGCGCCCCAAAAAGGCAAGTACACGGCTGTGTGGGGTATAAAACCAAGAGGGGCACTGCCTGTTCTTAACATAAACTCCGGCAAACGTACCGCTCAAATACATAAAAATCCACGGCAGAAGCGGGAAGTAATCGGACGACCAAAATTCAGGTTTGGGCAAACCCAAAAAGAAAAGAAAATCAGTGGTGTACCATCCAGTGGGCAGACCAATTTGCCAGCCCAATACCCCCCAAGTGCCTGTTTGTGTATGGTAAGTTACAAAATACAATAGTACGCAGCCAATCAACCCCACCAATGGCGGTATCTTATCCAAAATGGGTTTTAGCAGCCCAAAAAGTATCATAGAAATACCGAGCATATGCAATATGCCAAACAGGACAATTTGAGAAGGCAAAAACAGCCATGTCCCCGCCGTCATAAGCAAGCCGAAAGCAAAGCACTGTACACCGCGTTTGAGATTCCCTCGTGAAAAACGCGAAGATACCCCTGAGATGAAGACAAAAAAGCCTGCAATGATAAGCTGGAAATAACCGGTTGCTTTCCATTCGAACACCGGCAGATTGACTTCAAAAATAAAGACAAGGTCGTAAAACAGATGATATAGAACCATCAGGAGAATAAATACTCCGCGTCCTTCATCAATCAACCACACTCGGCGGCTGAGGTCTTTTTTTTCAAACATATCCTGCTACCTCATAAAAGATTTGTACAGCCCTAAACAGTAGACAAACAAGATTGAATCGGTTAGCCCGGTATCTGCTCTAAAATAGTTTTGCGTGCGGTTTCCATATCTGCAAGCATTAGCATAATAACATATTTGCCACGGGTATAAATTTCGGCTTCTTTTGCAATACGGAACGAATCATGAATATCATAGTTTTCAAATTCGCCGATGCGATCGTCCCTGCGCTCCTCCAGTGCCTCTACCACGGCATCTGACTTTCCCTCAACAGGTTCGATGATTGCCACATCTGCAACGCCGTAACGCCCCGAGGCGTAGCGGATAGCATACTTTTGCACCATATCCGGTTCGATGTGAAACAAATCGGATAATTCTTCTTCGGTTGCATCTTGCAGCCCCTTAACCTTAACATCCTTGTAAATAAGGTCGATGACATCGCTTAAATCTTCGGGTTCGGCGCGCGCGTAAACAATGGTGCTTTCACCCGCCTGGGGGGCATCTGTTTTATCTTTACCGCAAGCTGGTAATGTAAGCAGCATGGCTGCCGCCAACAGCACTGATAATATCTTTTTCATAAGCATCTCCATAAATATATTTAACAATATAAAATACTATTAAAATTATAAACTATTTCACGGGTTAGTCAAGTTTACAGGCAACCTGTTAAAAAAGTTTACAGTTTATGCAATACAAACCATTCTTTTATTTAAGTAAGGTTTATGGTAAAATAACTGGTAAAGCATTTATTCGCTAAACTTAGCGGCT from the Hydrogenoanaerobacterium saccharovorans genome contains:
- a CDS encoding DUF4358 domain-containing protein, producing the protein MKKILSVLLAAAMLLTLPACGKDKTDAPQAGESTIVYARAEPEDLSDVIDLIYKDVKVKGLQDATEEELSDLFHIEPDMVQKYAIRYASGRYGVADVAIIEPVEGKSDAVVEALEERRDDRIGEFENYDIHDSFRIAKEAEIYTRGKYVIMLMLADMETARKTILEQIPG
- a CDS encoding heparan-alpha-glucosaminide N-acetyltransferase is translated as MFEKKDLSRRVWLIDEGRGVFILLMVLYHLFYDLVFIFEVNLPVFEWKATGYFQLIIAGFFVFISGVSSRFSRGNLKRGVQCFAFGLLMTAGTWLFLPSQIVLFGILHMLGISMILFGLLKPILDKIPPLVGLIGCVLLYFVTYHTQTGTWGVLGWQIGLPTGWYTTDFLFFLGLPKPEFWSSDYFPLLPWIFMYLSGTFAGVYVKNRQCPSWFYTPHSRVLAFLGRNTILIYLVHQPIIYAVLYVLFALMR